Genomic window (Arthrobacter sp. StoSoilA2):
CTCACTGGCTGTCAGGGCGGCCAGCCCGGCGGTCCTCCTTCCGAAACAAGCTCGACGACGGCGTCACCCACCTCAGGGGTTTTGTCGCCGCGTCCTTCGGCTACTGAATCTTCGGGGAGTGCTACTCCCGCCGCTGTCTACAAGCCAGCCGACGCGAAGGGCAAGGCAGAGAATGTGCCAGTTCCTGTGATGCCCGAGCTGGCGAAGGAGAACACGAAGGAGGGGCTGGAGGCGTTTATCAGGTATTGGTACGCGCAACTGAACTACAGCTATGAGTCTGGTGAGACAGGAACGCTTCGGTCCCTCAGTGCCGCGAACTGCTCTTGGTGCACCTCACTTCGCGAAAGTGTTGAGGCTGCATGGAAGGACGGTCGGTGGGTCGCTGGGGCGGGAATACTTACCGCTTCACTGGAAATGGATTTCGATCCTGCAAGATCCTCGCAAGTGGCCATTGTTCAAGTAATACAAGAAGCTGTTGAAATCAGAAACGGCGACGGCTCCCTGTATCAAGACCCCACGCCAGCGACGAATTCAGCCAGTCGGGCTGAATTCGAGTTCAAAGATGAATGTTGGATCATGGTCGATCTCGGCCTGATTCGTTGAGCCAATGGTGATCAAACTTTGGCTCCCCGCATCAACTTTTGTCATTGCTGCGGGCGTTATCCTCCTACTGCAGGGCCCCGGGGCCACCGCCAAGGAGCCCAAGATCGACATCGGGTACGTAGACAATGGACTTAACCTGACAGCCACGCACTGGAGGAAGGACCCTGCCACCGGAAGCTTCGTGCCGAAGCTGGACGGCCCGTCCGCTGCGGAAGATCCTAACCAGTACATGCCGGATGTTCACTGCCGCTCGGGAGGGTCAGACACTCCGGACAGGGGGTGCCTAACGATGGAATGCCCCGCTAAAACGCCGGGTGGCGAAGAAGGAACACCCGTGATCTGGAAACAAGCTCCAAAGTCAATCGCGAACCCGCAGTGGACAGACTACCCGGCGATCAGCGGACCCACCTGCCTGTACGACACCCAACCCGAAAACGTTCTCGCGAACATCGCAGCCCGGATCCTGAACGACTTCCGCCAACTCCCCGTCAACCCGGGAACCCTGCAAGCCCAACCCTTCCCCCACACCCTCAAAGGCGGACCAACAAACTTCTACACCACCGCCACCGAACAAGGCTTCAACGTCACCATCCTCGGCCAGACCGTCCACCTGAGAGCAACCCCGGCAAGCTTCACCTACACCTTCGGCGACGGCACCAGCCTCGGCCCCACCCCCGCAGCCGGCTATTCGATCCCCGAAGCCGACTGGCTCCTCAACGACACCCGCACCAGCCACAGCTACACGGCAACAGGGAACTACCCCGCCACCATCACCACCAGCTTCACCGGCACCTACTCCGTGAACAACGGCCCACCACTGCCCATCAACGGAACCCTGGACCTGACCACCCCACCAAAAACCATCCAGGTCTGGAAAACAGAAAAAGCACTCGTCGCCGACACCTGCCAGGAAAACCCCACATCCTGGGGCTGCCCCAACGCCGAAAAATGACGGAGCCCGCAGCTTCCCGACCCTCATTGAGACTAAAAGGGAGCCAAATCGCCCGAAAACAGCAGCCTTGGCCCGCAAAGAAGGTCAGGAAACCACAGCACCCAAAAGGAACACAGGCAAGGAGATCAGGAGAACCACGTGTCCGGCGGACCCATGAAGAGCAGGAAGCTGAACACGCCCGCGACGCCCACCAGAACAATCGCAACGGCCTGGATCGGGTATCTGAGAACCCAAGCTTGCAGCTTCTCCAGCCCGCCTTGAGGTTCCTCTCCTCCGGCAGCCAAGCGCCAATCGCCGGCAAGGAGGCCTCGACGGTCAAGCGAGTTTTCCACGGGAACCGTGGCATACGGGATCACGGCAGAGACGATTGCGAGCAGTCCTGTGCGGGCAGTCCATTTCTGGTTGATCCATGTGAAGGCTGCTGTCGCTCCATAGCAAAGGAAGACAAAGCCATGGATGCCTCCCGCTACGCTGACGCCCACTTCCGTGGTGTGCGTGACGTACTTGAGGAACAGCCCAATCAGCAACAGCGTCCACGTCACAGCTTCGGCAAAAGCAACGGTACGAAACAGGGTGCGGGGCAGCATGGAAGTCCTCAGCTGGGAAACGGGAGTCACGTCCAATTTACCGTGACAGGACAAACACGTTCACCCCGGCAGAGGAAGCGAGTCCCGGTTCCGGATCTGCGAGTCCCCGAATTCGACAGGCACGGGGGCAATTTCCATCGGCGGCTCATGGCGGGTCCGGGCCTTGCCAACGGCGATATGGGGCAACCAGCGGGGTGACCTGTAACCAAGGGCAGGTGAGCTCAGGATGAAGTCGTCGATGTTGTCCAGGCCCAGGTCGTCCAGAAGCACATGGAGCCCCTGGACCAGAAGGGCCTGATAGTCGTGCACCTCTTGGGGAACGTCCACTTCCAGGCCCATGAGGCGGCCACCGCCCAAGGGGATCAGTTTGTCCGACTTTCCCAGAAATCCTTGCAGTACGGGCAACCCTGTCAGCCAACCCGCAATCTCCGGAAGTACCTTCTCTGACCGCGACATTCCTTTGGTCCAGGCTTCGATGTCCTGGACCAAATCATCGAGGATACCCACGTGCAGCAACGTCATGTGCAGCCCTTGCGGCTTCCGAAGGAAGTCGACGTAATGGCTTAGTCCCTCGTAATCGGTTTGCCCGGCGCCTATGCGGAGGACAGGCACCTCGACAGTGATCCGGGATTCATGCGGTTTGCCTCCAGCGGGGTTACTGGCCGTCATGCATGACATTATGCGCCGCCCGCCGCTCCCATGGCAGGCCCCGAACAGAAGCCCAGTGCCGCCGTCGTGCTTGACGCCCTACTTCCTGGAGCGGGCTTGAACCAGATTCGCAAACGGCAGGCGGCCATAGGTCGCAACGAAATCAGCGTGGTAGGCAGCCTCGGCTGCGTTCACTTCCGAAGGAGGTAGTTCTTTCCACGCGATGATCAGGTCCAAGGCGTCCCTAAGCTGCCAGATGAGGCGGGCGTCCCAGACGACAGTGGGTCGCCCTCGGCCGTAATCCATGAACTCCTGGATCTGCTTCCGAAGCCCCCGGTTTCCCTGGCTTCCGGCGCTGGCTTTGCCCAGGTACAACAGGGAAGCATCGGGAACCCACTCCGCTTCCAAAGCGTCACGCTTGAGGGATGGGTCTTTCTTCTTGAAGGTTCCGGCGGTGCCCTTGTTGAGGAAAACGGGCTCGAAGCCGGCAGGGCAAAGCAGGGCAAAGACCCCGGGGCCCTGGGGGATGCGCATGACGTCGAGGTCGTCCAAGGCTCGGAAGCCCGTGAAACCTTCGGCGGTGAGGGACTTTTTGGTGAAGAGCATGGTCCATTGTGTCAACCGCGCGTCTGCGGTGCCGGGCTTGCGACCTTGAGTCCGGCAAGGCCACGGTGGAGACGTCGAAATTCATGGACGTCTTCCAAGCCTTGGGATTCGAAATTGCCATACGCAACAGCGAGACTGGCCTGGTCCGATGGTAAATGCCCGAGCACTCGCCGCGTTTATGGGTGGGACCCAATGCGGCCTACAACGAGTTGGCACCGTGCGGTCGTGAACGTGTTGTTCGGCGACGAAGGTGTGGTGAAGCTGTTCGGCATCCTCCGGTCTATCGAGGGTCATGCGCGCGTGAGCTAGGTCCCCGCCGCAATCAGCGGAGCGCCCCGGCCCCAAAGCGTGAAGCGAATCTTTCAGCGTTGACACAGCCTTGTGACCCGTGCCATATTCGATAACGTGAACCTGTCAGACAGCCGGACAGCCGGACAGCCAGCCCCTCAGGGCTCTTCCGCTGGGCATACGCCGATCTCGCGCATTTCCGCGGCTGAGGCTGTCTTCGCGGCACTCAGAAGGGCTATCGAGGGCGGCCAGTTCGATATCGGCACCAAGCTGAGCTCTGAAGCAACGCTGGCAGCCCAGTATGGCGTGAGCCGCTCGGTCATTCGCGAAGCCCTGCGGTCCTGCAACACGCTGGGCTTGACTGTGACCAAGACCGGCAAGGGCACGTTCATTGTGGCCAACAAGGTCGCCAATGACCTTACCTTGGGCCAGTACAGTGCGCGTGATCTGAACGAGGCACGTCCGCACATTGAGATTCCCGCAGCCGGACTGGCAGCGCAGCGTCGCACCGAGGAAGAACTTGAGCACCTGAAGGACATCGTCCAGGAAATGCTCAACGAAAACGATCCCGAAGCGTGGGTAAACCTGGACGCCAGCTTCCATTCCGCCGTCGCCCGGGCCAGTGGCAACCGGGTGTTCGCCAGCGTCGTCTCCGATATCCGCGACGCCTTGGCCCACCAATCCGAAACCCTCAACCTCGTCGCTGACCGGCAACACCGCTCGGACGAGGAACATGTTGCCGTGCTGAACGCAATCGAAGCAGGCGACGCCGAAGCAGCGAGCAAAGCGATGGCCGATCACCTTCAGGCCGTCAGCGTCGCACTGGACACGATCCTCAGCAAATGAACCACCCAAAGGACACCATGCCTCAAGCGACCGCAGCAGCAGCGGCCCAAACAGCACAGAGAACACCCAACCACGTCCCGCTCGTCGAACAGACCCGCGACGGCTTGGTGGAGAGCATCCACTATGGATCGCTGATCGCCCTGAACGCCGATGGCAGCAGTGCCATCGAAGCCGGCGAGCCGGACGCGCCGATGTATCCGCGTTCTTCCCTTAAGCCGCTGCAGGCCGTTGCCCTCCTCCGCGCGGGCTTGGACATCCCCCAGAACCTCCTCGCCCTGACGGCGGCCAGCCACTCGGGCAGCAAAGCGCATCGCGACGGCGCCGCCGAGATCCTGGCGCTTCACGGCCTGACCGAAGCGGCACTGGGCAACAGCACCGACCTGCCATACGGCGTCGTTGAGCGCGAAGAATGGCTCCGCGCTGGCAACGGCCCAACCCAACTTGCCCAGAACTGCTCCGGCAAGCACGCGTCCATGACCGCAGTGTGCGTTATTAACGGTTGGCCCGTGGAGGGATACCTGAACCCGGAGCACCCGCTTCAGGTCCTGGTTCGTGACACCATCACCGAACTGACCGGCGAGGATGCAGCCGCGGTGAGCACGGATGGCTGCGGTACGCCGCTTTTTGCCCACACGCTTCACGGCATGGCCGGCGCCTATGGCCGCCTCGCCGCCGCTGACCAAAGCACCGTCGAAGGCAAGGTTGCCCACGCCATGCGCCGCTTCCCGGAGATGGTGGCCGGGGAAGGCCGCGACGTCACTGCTCTGATGCGCGCAGTCCCGGGGTTGCTGGCCAAGGACGGTTTTGAAGGCCTCCAGTTGGTGGGCTTGCCGGACGGCCGCGGCGTGGCCGTGAAGATTTCCGACGGCGGTGACCGCGCGCGCATGCCCGTCACCGTTGAGGTTCTCCGCCAGTTGGGCGTCGACGGCGGCAGCCTGGACACGCTTCAAAGCCCACCGGTGTTGGGCGGCGGCCTTCCGGTCGGCGAGCTCCGCGCAGCGCAATTTTTCAGCAAGAACTAAACCAAGGACAGCTATGACCACCGTCGATCAGGCGATCCCCATCCGTTCCGAACACGACCTCCTGGGGGACCGCGATATTCCCGGGAACGCCTACTGGGGCGTCCACACCCTGCGGGCCATCGAGAATTTCCCCATCACAGGACAGCCTCTGTCCACCAACCGCCACTTGGTCCGCGGCCTCGCCGCGGTAAAGCAAGCGGCGGCCCGCACGAATCATGAGCTCGGCCTCCTGGATGCCGAACGCGCCGGAGCCATTGACCAGGCATGCCAGGACGTCATGGATGGCATGCTCCAGGAGCAGTTCATGGTGGACGTGATCCAGGGCGGCGCGGGCACCAGCTCCAACATGAACGCAAACGAGGTCATCGCCAACCGTGCACTGGAAATCCTTGGTCACCCCAAGGGCGATTACTCAAAGCTGCACCCCAATGACCACGTCAACCTGAGCCAGTCCACCAACGACGTCTACCCGACGGCGGTGAACCTCGCCACGATCTTCTCAGTGAAGGAACTCCTCCTCGCCCTGGAAGAACTCGAGTTGGCCTTTGCCGAGAAGGGCCGTGAATTCCGCACGGTTGTGAAGATGGGCCGCACCCAGCTTCAGGACGCCGTTCCCATGACCTTGGGCCAGGAATTCGGTGGGTACGCCGTGACCATTGGCGAGGACCGTGCCCGCTTGGACGAGTCCCACATGCTGATCCACGAGATCAACCTTGGGGCGACCGCTATTGGCACAGGCCTGAACGCGCCAGTCGGTTACGCAGATGCCGCCTGCCGTCACCTGGCCGAAATCACTGGCCTTCCGCTCCTGACGTCGGCGGACCTCATTGAGGCCACCCAGGATGTTGGCGCTTTCGTTCATCTGTCCGGCGTCCTCAAGCGTGTGGCAGTGAAGCTCTCCAAGATTTGCAACGACCTCCGCCTGCTGTCCTCTGGACCGCGTGCGGGTTTGGGCGAGATCAACCTGCCGGCTGTTCAGTCCGGCTCATCGATCATGCCCGGCAAGATCAATCCGGTGATCCCGGAAGTGGTCAGCCAGGTGGCGTACGAAGTCATCGGCAACGATGTCACAGTCACCATGGCCGCGGAGGCGGGCCAGCTTCAGCTGAACGCCTTCGAACCGATCATTGTGCACAGCCTGCACAAGAGCATCTCCCACCTGGAAGCAGCGTGCCGCACCCTTACGGCACGCTGCGTCCGGGGCATCACAGCAAACACCGAACGGCTACGGCTTACCGTGGAGCAGTCGATCGGTCTCGTCACGGCATTGAACCCCCACATCGGTTATGCCTCCGCCACGGCCATCGCCCAAGAAGCGCTGGCTACCGGCAAGGGTGTTGCAGAACTCGTCCTGGAGCACGGTCTGCTGACCGCTGCCCAGCTTGAGGAACTGCTCAGCCCGGAACGTCTGGCAAACCTGAGCAAGTAAGCCGAATCCGGCCAGTAAGCCCAGCGGCTCAAGAGAGCCGTCCCGCCCGATAAGGCACACCCCCACGAGGCCCTGTCCTGCGCTCCGGCCCCCGATCGGACGCGTCCAGGACACCCCCAACAGGACACCCCTAAGGATTCCAATGACCAACCCACCCATCACGGACCACACGGTCCCGGCCCAAGCGCATGCCAGCGAGAAAGCCCTCCACAAGGAGGACAAGGGCTACCACAAGGATCTGAAGCCCCGCCAGATCCAGATGATCGCGATCGGCGGTGCAATCGGCACCGGGCTGTTCCTGGGCGCCGGTGGCCGCCTCAACGCTGCGGGCCCTTCGCTCGTCATCGCGTATGCCGTATGTGGCTTCTTCGCATTCCTGATCCTCCGCGCTCTCGGTGAGCTCGTTCTCCACCGCCCCTCGTCGGGATCCTTCGTTTCTTACGCCCGTGAGTTCTTCGGTGAGAAGGCAGCTTTCGTTTCCGGCTGGTTCTACTGGATCAACTGGGCCACCACCACCATCGTGGACATCACAGCAGCGGCGCTGTACATGAACTTCTTCGGCAAATACGTCCCGTGGATCGGCGTGGTTCCACAGTGGGCATGGGCGCTTATCGCACTTGTCGTGGTCCTGAGCCTGAACCTGGTTTCGGTCAAGGTCTTTGGCGAGCTTGAATTCTGGTTCGCCCTGGTCAAGGTCGCTGCTTTGGTGGCCTTCCTGGTGGTAGGCAGCTACTTCGTCATCTTCGGCACCCCGGTGGAGGGCCAGGAAGTTGGCTTCAGCCTCCTCTCCGACAACGGCGGCATCTTCCCCAATGGCATCCTTCCCATGATCATCCTCATGCAGGGTGTGCTGTTCGCTTACGCATCGATCGAGCTCATCGGCACCGCCGCCGGTGAAACTCCGAACCCTGAGAAGATTATGCCCAAGGCCATCAACTCCGTGGTCTTCCGTATCGCAGTGTTCTACGTTGGCTCGGTCATCCTGCTCGCTCTGCTGCTCCCCTACACGTCCTACGAGAAGGGCGTCAGCCCGTTCGTGACGTTCTTCGGTTCCATCGGCATCCAGGGCGTGGACGTGATCATGAACCTCGTGGTCCTCACCGCCGCGCTGTCTTCGCTGAACGCCGGCCTGTACTCCACCGGCCGTATCCTGCGCTCGATGTCCGTTGCAGGGTCCGCCCCGAAGTTTGCCCAGCGCATGAACAAGGCCGGTGTCCCCTACGGTGGCATTG
Coding sequences:
- a CDS encoding DUF3817 domain-containing protein, whose product is MTPVSQLRTSMLPRTLFRTVAFAEAVTWTLLLIGLFLKYVTHTTEVGVSVAGGIHGFVFLCYGATAAFTWINQKWTARTGLLAIVSAVIPYATVPVENSLDRRGLLAGDWRLAAGGEEPQGGLEKLQAWVLRYPIQAVAIVLVGVAGVFSFLLFMGPPDTWFS
- a CDS encoding aspartate ammonia-lyase; the encoded protein is MTTVDQAIPIRSEHDLLGDRDIPGNAYWGVHTLRAIENFPITGQPLSTNRHLVRGLAAVKQAAARTNHELGLLDAERAGAIDQACQDVMDGMLQEQFMVDVIQGGAGTSSNMNANEVIANRALEILGHPKGDYSKLHPNDHVNLSQSTNDVYPTAVNLATIFSVKELLLALEELELAFAEKGREFRTVVKMGRTQLQDAVPMTLGQEFGGYAVTIGEDRARLDESHMLIHEINLGATAIGTGLNAPVGYADAACRHLAEITGLPLLTSADLIEATQDVGAFVHLSGVLKRVAVKLSKICNDLRLLSSGPRAGLGEINLPAVQSGSSIMPGKINPVIPEVVSQVAYEVIGNDVTVTMAAEAGQLQLNAFEPIIVHSLHKSISHLEAACRTLTARCVRGITANTERLRLTVEQSIGLVTALNPHIGYASATAIAQEALATGKGVAELVLEHGLLTAAQLEELLSPERLANLSK
- a CDS encoding FadR/GntR family transcriptional regulator, translated to MNLSDSRTAGQPAPQGSSAGHTPISRISAAEAVFAALRRAIEGGQFDIGTKLSSEATLAAQYGVSRSVIREALRSCNTLGLTVTKTGKGTFIVANKVANDLTLGQYSARDLNEARPHIEIPAAGLAAQRRTEEELEHLKDIVQEMLNENDPEAWVNLDASFHSAVARASGNRVFASVVSDIRDALAHQSETLNLVADRQHRSDEEHVAVLNAIEAGDAEAASKAMADHLQAVSVALDTILSK
- a CDS encoding DUF6318 family protein, yielding MPVPVMPELAKENTKEGLEAFIRYWYAQLNYSYESGETGTLRSLSAANCSWCTSLRESVEAAWKDGRWVAGAGILTASLEMDFDPARSSQVAIVQVIQEAVEIRNGDGSLYQDPTPATNSASRAEFEFKDECWIMVDLGLIR
- a CDS encoding asparaginase — its product is MPQATAAAAAQTAQRTPNHVPLVEQTRDGLVESIHYGSLIALNADGSSAIEAGEPDAPMYPRSSLKPLQAVALLRAGLDIPQNLLALTAASHSGSKAHRDGAAEILALHGLTEAALGNSTDLPYGVVEREEWLRAGNGPTQLAQNCSGKHASMTAVCVINGWPVEGYLNPEHPLQVLVRDTITELTGEDAAAVSTDGCGTPLFAHTLHGMAGAYGRLAAADQSTVEGKVAHAMRRFPEMVAGEGRDVTALMRAVPGLLAKDGFEGLQLVGLPDGRGVAVKISDGGDRARMPVTVEVLRQLGVDGGSLDTLQSPPVLGGGLPVGELRAAQFFSKN
- a CDS encoding amino acid permease; translation: MTNPPITDHTVPAQAHASEKALHKEDKGYHKDLKPRQIQMIAIGGAIGTGLFLGAGGRLNAAGPSLVIAYAVCGFFAFLILRALGELVLHRPSSGSFVSYAREFFGEKAAFVSGWFYWINWATTTIVDITAAALYMNFFGKYVPWIGVVPQWAWALIALVVVLSLNLVSVKVFGELEFWFALVKVAALVAFLVVGSYFVIFGTPVEGQEVGFSLLSDNGGIFPNGILPMIILMQGVLFAYASIELIGTAAGETPNPEKIMPKAINSVVFRIAVFYVGSVILLALLLPYTSYEKGVSPFVTFFGSIGIQGVDVIMNLVVLTAALSSLNAGLYSTGRILRSMSVAGSAPKFAQRMNKAGVPYGGIAITAGVSLLGVPLNYLVPSQAFEIVLNVASVGIIVTWATIVLCQMQLKRWADKGWLKRPSFRMFGAPYTGYLSLLFLVGVLVMVFIDSPLTMLVTAIACALMVVGWYLCRKQIHELAATRDGYTGSAPVIANRPMRGGDS